A genomic window from Gossypium hirsutum isolate 1008001.06 chromosome D10, Gossypium_hirsutum_v2.1, whole genome shotgun sequence includes:
- the LOC107915710 gene encoding uncharacterized protein, with the protein MGGIHFEMAYFLGFVSLISGYPQHTSCLPTHAIRTILKNPGFGQRTGRPSPCRPPVNGNGAAVHGGRKVEKAFEAGGSRCGTAVGGLRRWSGAGWVAGGI; encoded by the exons ATGGGGGGAATCCACTTTGAAATGGCATATTTCCTG GGCTTTGTTTCTCTCATTTCAGGTTATCCACAGCACACATCATGTCTTCCTACACATGCCATTCGAACCATTCTGAAAAACCCAG GATTCGGCCAGAGGACGGGCCGACCATCGCCGTGTCGGCCGCCGGTCAACGGCAACGGCGCCGCCGTCCACGGTGGCCGGAAAGTTGAAAAG GCGTTTGAAGCAGGCGGCAGTAGGTGCGGCACAGCAGTTGGTGGCTTGCGGCGCTGGTCAGGGGCAGGGTGGGTAGCTGGCGGCATCTAG